The proteins below come from a single Falco rusticolus isolate bFalRus1 chromosome 8, bFalRus1.pri, whole genome shotgun sequence genomic window:
- the DBI gene encoding acyl-CoA-binding protein, with protein sequence MTEAAFQKAAEEVKQLKSQPTDQEMLDVYSHYKQATVGDVNTDRPGMLDFKGKAKWDAWNALKGMSKEDAMKAYIAKVEELKGKYGI encoded by the exons ATGACTGAG GCCGCGTTTCAGAAGGCCGCCGAGGAGGTGAAGCAGCTCAAGTCCCAGCCTACGGACCAGGAGATGCTCGACGTCTACAGTCACTACAAACAGGCCACGGTGGGCGACGTGAACACGG ACCGCCCTGGTATGCTGGACttcaaaggcaaagcaaagtGGGATGCCTGGAATGCATTGAAAG GAATGTCCAAAGAAGACGCAATGAAAGCTTACATAGCGAAAGTGGAAGAACTAAAGGGCAAATATGGCATCTGA